A DNA window from Luteolibacter luteus contains the following coding sequences:
- a CDS encoding asparaginase domain-containing protein, translating to MSAPVLVLTTGGTIDKVYFDASSEYEIGEPTVPHVFREAGVALEWRLHSLLRKDSLEMTDEDRALIRQACEEAPEARILITHGTDTMSLTAEALLGIPGKTIVLTGALAPARFKVTDAIFNLGLALGAVQSIPSGVYLAMNGTIFEAGKVRKNREAGKFERL from the coding sequence ATGAGCGCTCCCGTTCTCGTCCTGACCACCGGCGGTACCATCGACAAGGTGTACTTCGATGCCTCGTCGGAATACGAGATTGGCGAGCCAACGGTGCCCCATGTGTTCCGCGAAGCAGGTGTCGCGTTAGAGTGGCGGCTGCATTCCTTGTTGCGGAAGGACAGCCTCGAAATGACGGATGAGGACCGGGCGCTGATCCGCCAGGCCTGCGAGGAAGCGCCAGAAGCCCGAATCCTCATCACGCACGGCACGGACACCATGAGCCTCACCGCGGAGGCCCTGCTTGGTATTCCGGGGAAGACCATCGTTCTGACCGGGGCGCTTGCTCCCGCGCGCTTCAAGGTAACCGATGCAATTTTCAATCTCGGCCTTGCGCTCGGGGCGGTGCAATCGATTCCTAGCGGTGTTTATCTGGCCATGAACGGCACGATTTTCGAGGCCGGGAAGGTTCGTAAGAACCGCGAGGCCGGGAAATTCGAGCGATTGTGA
- a CDS encoding uracil-DNA glycosylase, with translation MSRPVDDLIDFLRAEEARGVTTVHLDDEAKALLRELHRRGRAGGGPKPVAAAESAPPQAAAPAAMAERPQALVSEAAAEPAKTTFAAPVIAAPVAGSAAQKIAALAAQAENWEPAKRLGTLRSTMVFSTGNPEADLMLVGEAPGYQEEQQRQPFVGAAGQKLNEILKAMGLSREAAYISNIVKFRPAMPGQTTNNRKPSVEEMASCISFIRAEVEIVKPKCIIALGGTAAEGLLGLTGSVSAMRGSWHEFAGIPVRVTYHPAYLLHNNSGSQDKRRVWEDMLEAMEKLGLPISDKQRSYFLPK, from the coding sequence GTGAGCCGACCGGTGGATGACCTGATCGATTTCCTGCGTGCCGAGGAGGCGCGCGGGGTCACGACGGTACACCTTGATGACGAGGCGAAAGCGCTGCTCCGGGAGCTGCACCGCCGCGGGAGAGCCGGAGGCGGCCCGAAGCCGGTGGCTGCAGCGGAGTCCGCGCCGCCCCAAGCTGCGGCTCCTGCCGCCATGGCCGAGCGGCCGCAAGCTCTTGTCTCCGAGGCCGCCGCCGAGCCTGCGAAGACGACTTTCGCTGCGCCGGTGATTGCCGCTCCCGTGGCTGGCAGCGCGGCGCAGAAGATCGCGGCCCTAGCCGCGCAGGCGGAGAATTGGGAGCCCGCCAAGCGGCTCGGCACCCTCCGCAGCACGATGGTGTTTTCCACCGGAAACCCGGAGGCCGATCTCATGCTGGTCGGCGAGGCTCCCGGTTATCAGGAGGAGCAGCAACGCCAGCCTTTCGTGGGCGCGGCAGGCCAGAAGCTCAACGAGATCCTGAAGGCGATGGGCCTGTCCCGCGAAGCCGCCTACATTTCGAACATCGTCAAATTCCGGCCCGCCATGCCGGGTCAGACGACGAACAACCGCAAGCCGAGCGTCGAGGAAATGGCATCCTGCATTTCCTTCATCCGCGCCGAGGTGGAGATCGTGAAGCCGAAGTGCATCATCGCGCTTGGCGGGACCGCGGCAGAAGGCTTGCTTGGCCTCACCGGCTCCGTCTCCGCGATGCGCGGATCTTGGCACGAGTTCGCGGGAATTCCGGTGCGCGTGACCTATCACCCGGCCTACCTGCTGCACAACAACTCCGGCAGCCAGGACAAGCGCCGGGTCTGGGAGGACATGCTGGAGGCCATGGAAAAGCTCGGCCTGCCGATCTCCGACAAGCAGCGCAGCTATTTCCTGCCGAAGTAG
- a CDS encoding DUF899 domain-containing protein produces the protein MSTQTAEPETRSHPVVSREEWLKARKELLLEEKKFTHHRDEVSAKRRKLPWVKIEKDYVFEGPDGKKSLADLFQGRSQLIVHHLMFKPGDKEACHGCSFQADHIGGPLMHLKYKDVMITAVSRAPWSDIQPFKERMEWKFPWVSSYGTDFNYDFGVSFTQEELASGKIDYNYGSSPYVFEELPGVSVFIKDEEGNVFHTYSTYARGLDEILDANHYLDLTPNGRGDEDPEQWPKFHDRYEGGDGKSCCGNH, from the coding sequence ATGAGCACGCAGACCGCTGAACCCGAGACCCGGAGCCATCCTGTCGTATCCCGCGAAGAGTGGTTGAAAGCCCGCAAGGAACTCCTGCTGGAGGAGAAGAAATTCACGCATCACCGCGATGAGGTCAGCGCGAAGCGCCGGAAACTTCCGTGGGTGAAGATCGAGAAGGACTACGTTTTCGAAGGTCCGGATGGGAAGAAAAGCCTGGCTGATCTTTTCCAAGGCCGCAGCCAGCTCATTGTCCATCACCTCATGTTCAAACCGGGTGACAAGGAGGCCTGCCATGGCTGCTCCTTCCAAGCCGACCACATTGGCGGCCCGTTGATGCACTTGAAATACAAGGATGTGATGATCACCGCGGTATCTCGTGCACCGTGGTCGGACATCCAGCCCTTCAAGGAGCGCATGGAATGGAAATTTCCCTGGGTTTCCTCCTATGGCACGGATTTCAACTACGACTTTGGCGTCAGCTTCACGCAGGAGGAACTCGCCAGCGGCAAGATCGACTACAACTACGGGAGTTCGCCGTATGTTTTCGAGGAGTTGCCGGGCGTGAGTGTTTTCATCAAGGACGAGGAAGGGAACGTGTTTCACACCTATTCCACTTATGCGCGCGGTCTCGACGAGATCCTCGACGCCAACCATTACCTCGACCTCACGCCGAATGGCCGCGGCGACGAAGATCCCGAACAGTGGCCGAAATTCCACGACCGCTACGAGGGCGGCGACGGCAAGAGCTGCTGCGGCAACCATTGA